Proteins encoded by one window of Zerene cesonia ecotype Mississippi chromosome 6, Zerene_cesonia_1.1, whole genome shotgun sequence:
- the LOC119840606 gene encoding MYCBP-associated protein-like — MKKSDNEKKFKEITIYPDRELLVWEKWIQIRKEETQHLAAKTNRPPVDLAMNLLEKVREDKERKEVLEHAQIETKPTVRGRLWEQPLRLKQRCYCEPVYEVQRTRAEMGKPRIIQHIGVPKYIQETEKGISGVSEKKSCSNIDHEYKKYRDEREKTLKEKIDKIDPYRPEIKDLFILGSKPKPPPPKIPDLPKIILSTVMSHGNSAVSSIYALKVNNTIFVKDIPDQKIPSALKAMQKELSHEWCNTWSYYFNTPVNRAGRCKLFLKNVGTVMLRYCWKKIKRSLPFIPEQPFEQVFFFNKNEDTIYPGQEKIIFFTFISDKPGIYSEIWELSTCNICLFDTIAEKIIINLNADSVENIERTRRKAYKLDVKIKHVAIRNYILHLLHEVVTNATCIQPQPYPYKKYLLERELFIMKNPIYYYHQTEVLHLHDLYTEMLPGESWDLSIVSWRAAMMEKMYDDRMKYFELLKKSHLHLLKPWFEGEELLKEKYRAVNLLLGQLADKFDSEYLKLYELMRRDVPGEAHVSAMSTLSIASLDSDISSTIRNILYVRMYEHLAFTIEMCAGVLSGLDLNRWIQFDFCR; from the exons ATGAAGAAAAGCGATAACgaaaagaaatttaaagaaattacaatCTACCCAGATAGAGAACTATTAGTTTGGGAAAAATGGATTCAAATTAGGAAGGAGGAAACACAACATTTAGCAGCGAAAACTAATAGACCACCAGTAGATTTAGCTATGAACTTATTGGAAAAAGTGCGAGAGgacaaagaaagaaaagaagtATTAGAACATGCTCAAATTGAAACGAAACCCACTGTAAGAGGTCGTTTATGGGAACAACCACTTAGATTAAAGCAGCGATGTTACTGTGAACCAGTCTATGAAGTTCAGCGAACGAGAGCTGAAATGGGCAAGCCCAGAATTATACAACATATTGGAGTACCCAAGTATATTCAGGAAACTGAGAAAGGTATTAGTGGAGTATCAGAAAAAAAGTCGTGTTCAAATATCGATCACgagtacaaaaaatatagagaTGAAAGAGAAAAAACCCTCAAGGAAAAGATAGATAAAATTGATCCTTACCG GCCAGAAATAAAAGACCTATTTATACTAGGGAGTAAGCCGAAACCGCCTCCTCCAAAGATACCAGACTTACCTAAGATCATTCTTTCTACGGTAATGAGTCATGGTAACTCCGCTGTCAGTTCTATCTATGCACTTAAAGtgaacaatacaatttttgttaaggATATACCAGATCAAAAAATTCCAAGCGCCTTAAAGGCTATGCAAAAAGAACTAAGCCACGAATGGTGCAACACATggtcttattattttaatacaccaGTTAACAGAGCTGGAAGATGTAAGCTGTTCCTAAAAAATGTTGGCACTGTAATGTTACGATATTGTTGGAAAAAGATTAAGCGATCTCTTCCTTTCATACCGGAACAACCGTTCGAGCAAGTcttcttttttaacaaaaacgaaGACACTATCTATCCTGGtcaagaaaaaattatttttttcactttcaTATCTGACAAACCAGGTATCTATAGTGAAATTTGGGAACTCAGTACTTGCAATATTTGCCTATTCGATACTATAgctgaaaaaattataatcaatttgaACGCCGACTCCGTagaaaatatagaaagaaCAAGAAGAAAGGCATACAAATTAgacgttaaaattaaacatgttgCTATAAGAAACTACATCTTACATTTATTGCATGAGGTCGTTACGAACGCTACGTGCATACAACCGCAGCCGTATCCATACAAGAAATATCTTCTAGAACGAGAGTTGTTTATCATGAAAAATCCAATTTACTACTATCATCAAACCGAAGTTCTACATCTACACGATTTATATACTGAAATGTTACCTGGAGAATCGTGGGACCTCTCCATTGTAAGCTGGAGGGCCGCAATGATGGAGAAAATGTATGACGATAGAATGAAATACTTTGAACTCCTTAAGAAATCACATCTTCATCTTTTAAAACCCTGGTTCGAAGGAGAAGAgcttttgaaagaaaaatatagggctgttaatttattgcttGGTCAGTTAGCCGACAAATTTGACtcagaatatttaaaattatacgaaCTTATGAGGCGCGATGTGCCTGGAGAAGCTCATGTGTCTGCTATGAGTACTTTATCTATTGCTTCATTGGATTCTGATATAAGCTCCACAATTCGTAACATATTGTATGTACGAATGTACGAACATCTAGCTTTCACAATAGAAATGTGTGCAGGAGTTTTGAGCGGTTTAGATTTGAACAGATGGATACAATTTGATTTCTGTCGCTAa
- the LOC119840504 gene encoding frataxin homolog, mitochondrial, which translates to MFRNVLRTSRCLAVRRINIATPIFKRSILQSSVKPFCVCTNRDFSSNISNADSSNQVEQAVFEDICNETLESLCEYFEEIIDRTNNLKGADVTFSDGVLTVNLGTSHGTYVINRQTPNKQIWLSSPVSGPKRYDLVLNNGGYWIYKHDGVPLHRLLQEEISKIIDNVDFNSCNHSLV; encoded by the exons ATGTTTAGAAATGTCCTCCGTACCAGCAGGTGCTTGGCTGTTAGAAGAATCAATATTGCTACACCAATATTCAAAAGATCTATCTTACAAAGTTCAGTTAAacctttttgtgtttgtacaAATCGAGACTTTTCTTCAAATATTAGCAATGCTGATAGTTCCAATCAGGTAGAACAAGCGGTTTTTGAAGATATATGTAACGAAACGCTAGAATCTTTGTGTgaatattttgaagaaataataGATCGgacgaataatttaaaaggcGCTGATGTAACGTTTAGT GATGGTGTACTCACTGTTAATTTAGGGACGTCTCATGGAACATATGTCATCAACAGACAGACTCCGAACAAGCAGATCTGGCTCAGTTCCCCTGTATCTGGACCAAAACGATATGATCTTGTTCTGAACAACGGAGGTTATTGGATCTATAAGCACGACGGAGTGCCCCTCCACCGTTTATTACAAGAAGAAATATCAAAGATAATAGATAATGTTGATTTCAATTCGTGCAATCATAGCTTAGTGTAA
- the LOC119840607 gene encoding carbonic anhydrase 1-like gives MIKVVIPTDDEEVAPVKDEKIIPPFGSLEWIYYLSEIEGNLPTPIEVSITDSLRYTCPELKWYNFDVYPHKIKITNTGYTVLMGAKWRTERPYLEGGPFLEKHVLSQIHFHWGAHMMEGSEHTVDKRQYPGEMQVTFFKADYMTQDEAFRHPDGVVMVCYMIKYGVNPDDRLSWIIEGFPRIQEAQTHTRVGPYPMSHLLPMFFEDYFLYWGTLHTVRGEKFVVRWLVPRKSLFASLDQMKQFRKLWDPWDEPNLRNFRPLRERKDRHVLFINPHWNQYNSLLPLPRVPEDSISVLSPEYMAHSWMLPPQNSNMLPKEKENAD, from the exons ATGATAAAAGTAGTAATACCAACAG aCGACGAGGAAGTAGCCCCTGTCAaggatgaaaaaataatacctcCGTTCGGTTCATTAGAATGGATTTATTACTTAAGTGAAATTGAAGGCAACCTGCCCACTCCAATTGAAGTATCTATAACAGACTCACTCAGATACACCTGTCCAGAATTGAAGTGGTATAACTTTGACGTATACCCTCATAAGATCAAAATTACGAATACTGGATATACGg taTTGATGGGTGCGAAATGGCGAACAGAGAGGCCATATCTAGAAGGTGGTCCTTTCCTCGAGAAACATGTCTTATCCCAAATACACTTTCATTGGGGTGCTCATATGATGGAAGGTAGTGAACACACGGTTGATAAAAGACAATATCCAGGGGAAATGCAG GTTACGTTTTTCAAAGCCGACTATATGACACAGGACGAGGCGTTCCGACATCCCGACGGAGTAGTTATGGTCTGTTATATGATCAAA TACGGTGTAAACCCTGACGATCGTCTTAGCTGGATCATTGAAGGATTCCCAAGAATTCAAGAAGCTCAAACCCACACACGTGTCGGCCCATATCCAATGTCACACTTGCTTCCTATGTTTTttgaagattattttttatattggggCACTTTGCATACTGTGAGAGGTGAAAAATTTGTTGTCAGGTGGTTGGTGCCACGGAAATCCTTGTTCGCTTCGTTGGATCAG ATGAAGCAATTCCGAAAACTATGGGATCCATGGGATGAACCCAATCTCCGCAACTTTAGACCGTTGCGAGAACGAAAAGATCGACACGTGCTATTTATTAATCCGCATTGGAATCAATATAACTCTTTACTACCTTTACCAAGAGTCCCTGAAGATTCGATATCTGTTTTATCGCCTGAATACATGGCTCATTCCTGGATGCTACCGCCGCAGAATTCTAACATGCTGCCCAAGGAAAAAGAAAATGCTGATTAG